The nucleotide sequence AATCAACGACGCATAATAAAGCGAAAAAGTGCGTTATTTTAGATTTTTAAAGCTTATTGGAAGTTCTAAATTTAACCCCCTAACCAGCTTTATACACTCCTGCAAGTCATCTATGCTTTTGCTTGTCACTCTGATCTCTTCGCCCCTGATCTGTGCGCTCACCTTGATCTTTGAGTCTTTGATCGCTTTGGTGATCTTTTTTGAGTTTTCACCATCAAGCGTGTCGTTTAGCTTTAGCGTTGCCTTTAAATTTCCACCGCTTGCTGGCTCTCTTTTTGTCTCTGTGATCGCCACTGGTAGGATGTTGCGCTTGATGAGCTTTGAGATCACGATGTCTTTTAGCGCGTCGATCTTGTTGTCGCTTGAGCTAAGAAGCGTGATAAATTTCTCTTTTTCATTTAGCTCTACCTCAGCTGCAAGCCCCTTAAAGTCATACCTCGCTGCGATCTCTTTTTTAGCCGTCTCAAGAGCATTTTTAACCTCCATCATATCGACCTCAGCACTTATATCAAAACTATGCTCAGTTGCCATTTTTATCCTTTCAAATTTATTTAAATAGCCCTTTGATCTTCTCAAAAAGCGACTTTTTGCCAGTCTCTTCTTGCTTTACTGCCTCGCTAATCTGCTGCATCGCAGTTTGTGCGTAGATGATAGCGCCCTTTGGATCGCAGTTAAAGAGGTTTGAATATGAGTTTGATTTGTTTAGATCAAGTGGATTTGGCTCCACGACCTCGGTGGCCTCAAGCAGGCCTATTTTTAGCTCGTATGCGTAGTTTAGAGCATCTAAAAATGTAGGTAAATTTTGCGCGTAAAAACCATCAATTGTCTCTTTTACCTCGCCACCTGCTTCATAGTCAGCCTTTAGTTTAGCTACGTTTTCAGCACTCACATAAGCGCCACAACAGTAGTTTTCGGTGATCTCATTATAAATTTCGCTACTAAATTTATCCAAAAACTCGCTTGGTAAAATTTCTCGCCAGTTGCTAATGTAGTTTTTAAATTTCTTATTTTGCTGTGCCAAAGAGCTTAGCGCTGTGCCCCGAGTGTAGAAATATTTTCTAAAAAATCCTTGTGTGACGGCGATACAAAAGCCGTGAGTTTTGTTAAAAATTTCATCGTCTTTATACTGCAACGCAGCACTTAGCGTATCTTTGTACTTTTGCG is from Campylobacter concisus and encodes:
- a CDS encoding YajQ family cyclic di-GMP-binding protein produces the protein MATEHSFDISAEVDMMEVKNALETAKKEIAARYDFKGLAAEVELNEKEKFITLLSSSDNKIDALKDIVISKLIKRNILPVAITETKREPASGGNLKATLKLNDTLDGENSKKITKAIKDSKIKVSAQIRGEEIRVTSKSIDDLQECIKLVRGLNLELPISFKNLK